Proteins encoded by one window of Ktedonobacterales bacterium:
- a CDS encoding xanthine dehydrogenase family protein molybdopterin-binding subunit, with amino-acid sequence MTLGVQLPPRAIGASLDRIDGPLKVTGAAKYAYEYPVEGITYVFPVQSTIARGRVVSFDASAARALTGVVTILSHENATRLAALDDAGLAVFQSDAIAYRGQFVAAVVAETLEVARQAASLVAVRYEEQPHDVELRADRSDLYKPENISGLYETDTTQGAVETALASSPISLDHTYTTPAEHNNPLEPHATLAVWSDNSVTLYDANQGADGIRDDVARAFRLPPEQVRVIAPYVGGAFGSKALTHPHVMLTVMAAQRAGRPVKLALTRQQMFALVGYRTPTIQRVRLGADRNGQLTAIAHDVVEQTSTLHEFAEPTAVATRMMYAAPNQRTTHRVARLDLPANSWMRAPGECPGMFALESAMDELATACGLDPIDLRILNEPMADPETGRPFSSRGLVACLREGARRFGWQPRNPQPRQRKDGSWLIGTGVAASTYPNFQFPAAARVRVDPTGRYRVGIAASDIGTGAWTALSQIAADALEAPLDRVRLEIGDSALPPAGVAGGSSGTTSWGSAIVDAARKLRTRLHNEYADVVPAEGLEAIGAFDTNPEAQRFSMHAFGAQFAEVHVNDTTGEARVPRLLGVFAVGRVINPKTARSQLLGGMTMGLSMALHEQSVLDPRFGDYVNHDFAEYHIATNADVGTIDVTWIDEEDRHFNPMGAKGLGEIGIVGTAAAIANAIYHATGIRVRTLPITLDTLLR; translated from the coding sequence ATGACCCTTGGTGTGCAACTCCCACCCCGCGCTATTGGCGCCTCGCTGGACCGCATTGATGGTCCGCTGAAAGTGACCGGCGCGGCCAAATATGCCTACGAGTATCCGGTCGAGGGCATTACCTACGTCTTCCCAGTCCAGAGTACCATTGCCAGGGGCCGCGTCGTGTCGTTCGATGCAAGCGCCGCGCGGGCGCTGACTGGAGTCGTCACCATCCTATCGCACGAGAACGCCACCCGGCTGGCAGCCCTCGATGACGCCGGACTGGCGGTCTTCCAATCGGATGCCATCGCCTATCGTGGGCAGTTCGTCGCTGCGGTCGTCGCTGAGACGTTGGAGGTTGCGCGACAGGCTGCGAGCCTCGTCGCTGTCCGCTACGAGGAGCAGCCACATGATGTGGAACTGCGCGCCGACCGCAGCGATCTGTATAAGCCAGAGAACATCAGCGGTCTCTACGAGACGGATACCACCCAGGGCGCTGTCGAAACGGCGCTGGCCTCGTCGCCCATCTCGCTTGACCACACCTATACGACACCCGCCGAACACAACAACCCACTCGAACCACACGCGACGCTGGCGGTCTGGAGCGACAACAGCGTGACCCTCTACGATGCGAACCAGGGGGCAGACGGGATACGCGATGATGTTGCCAGGGCGTTCAGATTGCCTCCTGAGCAGGTGCGCGTGATCGCGCCCTATGTCGGCGGGGCGTTCGGTTCCAAGGCGCTCACCCACCCACATGTGATGCTTACCGTGATGGCGGCGCAGAGAGCAGGGCGACCCGTGAAGTTAGCCCTCACCCGGCAACAGATGTTCGCCCTGGTCGGCTATCGCACGCCGACGATCCAGCGCGTGCGGCTAGGCGCTGACCGCAACGGCCAGCTTACGGCCATTGCGCACGATGTCGTTGAGCAAACCTCAACACTCCATGAGTTTGCCGAGCCAACCGCCGTGGCGACGCGGATGATGTATGCGGCGCCGAATCAGCGGACCACGCATCGGGTGGCGCGGCTCGACCTTCCAGCCAATTCGTGGATGCGCGCGCCGGGCGAGTGTCCGGGTATGTTTGCCCTGGAGTCTGCGATGGACGAGTTGGCGACGGCCTGCGGCCTCGATCCAATTGACCTGCGTATACTCAACGAACCAATGGCCGATCCTGAGACGGGGCGTCCCTTCAGCAGTCGCGGCCTCGTCGCGTGCCTGCGCGAAGGAGCGCGGCGCTTCGGCTGGCAGCCGCGCAACCCCCAGCCGCGTCAGCGAAAGGACGGCTCCTGGCTTATCGGGACCGGCGTGGCCGCCTCGACGTATCCGAACTTCCAGTTTCCAGCGGCTGCGCGAGTGCGCGTTGATCCGACGGGACGGTATCGCGTTGGCATTGCGGCCTCGGACATCGGTACAGGCGCCTGGACAGCACTGAGCCAGATCGCGGCAGACGCGCTGGAGGCGCCGCTGGATCGTGTGCGCCTGGAGATTGGCGACAGCGCCCTGCCGCCAGCGGGCGTGGCTGGAGGGTCGTCGGGGACGACATCCTGGGGGTCAGCCATCGTTGATGCCGCCCGGAAGCTCCGCACGCGGCTGCACAACGAGTATGCCGATGTCGTGCCCGCCGAAGGATTGGAAGCGATTGGCGCATTCGACACGAACCCGGAGGCGCAGCGGTTCTCCATGCACGCCTTTGGCGCGCAGTTCGCCGAGGTCCACGTCAATGACACTACCGGCGAGGCCCGCGTACCCCGGCTGCTGGGAGTCTTCGCCGTCGGGCGCGTCATCAACCCGAAGACCGCGCGCTCGCAACTCCTGGGTGGCATGACTATGGGCCTTTCGATGGCGCTGCACGAGCAGAGCGTCCTGGACCCGCGCTTTGGCGATTACGTGAACCATGATTTTGCGGAATACCACATCGCCACCAACGCCGACGTGGGTACCATTGACGTGACCTGGATCGACGAGGAGGATCGACATTTCAACCCTATGGGCGCCAAAGGGCTGGGCGAGATCGGGATCGTGGGAACCGCCGCCGCGATTGCCAATGCCATCTATCATGCTACCGGCATTCGTGTTCGCACCCTGCCGATCACGCTCGACACACTCCTGCGGTAA
- a CDS encoding amidohydrolase family protein yields the protein MYRTDNGDGVFVIDAHSHLWDASPENQANKYGRGWIDCFYAYHKNLSPPEYVWTLEHYEKYSPDDMVHDQFVKGYVDLAVLQPTYLTDFYKNGFNTIEQNSVMKKAYPDRYILNGAFDPREGEAGLDYLRRQKGEWDIKGVKLYTAEWRGGSKGYKLSDPESYRFLAECVKLGITNIHVHKGPTIYPLNRDAFDVADVDDAASEFTDLNFIVEHCGLPRLEDFCWIATQESNVYAGLAVVLPFIHPRPRYFAEVMANLLFWIGPDKILFGSDYAIWEPKWLIEKFMAFQIPEDLQAEFNVKMDLETRRKILGLNAARLYNIDVDAAGARIKDDSLSKQAVALHSTPGRSTGSHG from the coding sequence ATGTATCGAACCGACAATGGAGACGGGGTATTTGTCATTGACGCGCACTCCCATCTTTGGGATGCCAGCCCCGAAAACCAGGCCAACAAATATGGCCGGGGCTGGATTGATTGCTTCTATGCCTATCACAAAAACCTTTCTCCTCCCGAATATGTCTGGACTCTGGAGCATTATGAGAAGTACTCTCCAGATGACATGGTACACGACCAGTTCGTCAAAGGCTACGTTGATCTTGCCGTTCTCCAGCCCACCTATTTGACCGACTTCTACAAAAATGGCTTCAACACGATTGAGCAGAACAGCGTGATGAAAAAAGCTTACCCCGACCGGTATATCCTCAACGGGGCCTTTGATCCACGCGAGGGTGAGGCTGGATTAGACTACTTGCGCCGCCAAAAGGGGGAATGGGATATCAAAGGGGTCAAGCTGTACACCGCAGAGTGGCGAGGTGGTTCCAAGGGCTACAAACTCTCTGATCCTGAGTCGTATCGCTTCCTGGCTGAGTGTGTCAAGCTTGGTATTACCAATATCCACGTACACAAAGGGCCAACGATTTACCCGCTGAACCGCGACGCCTTTGATGTGGCCGATGTGGATGATGCGGCTTCTGAGTTCACTGACCTGAACTTCATCGTTGAGCACTGCGGGCTGCCGCGCCTTGAGGATTTCTGCTGGATTGCCACGCAGGAAAGCAATGTCTATGCTGGCCTGGCGGTGGTCCTTCCTTTCATACATCCTCGTCCACGCTACTTCGCCGAAGTGATGGCGAACCTCCTCTTCTGGATCGGGCCAGATAAAATCCTCTTCGGGAGTGACTACGCGATCTGGGAGCCAAAGTGGCTCATCGAGAAGTTTATGGCTTTCCAGATTCCAGAGGATCTCCAGGCTGAGTTTAATGTGAAGATGGACCTGGAAACCAGGCGCAAGATTCTCGGCCTCAATGCCGCGCGTCTCTACAATATTGATGTGGATGCTGCCGGGGCCAGGATCAAGGATGATTCATTGTCGAAACAAGCTGTCGCACTGCACAGCACCCCCGGTCGCTCGACAGGCTCTCACGGGTAG
- a CDS encoding iron-sulfur cluster assembly protein has translation MIATEASSSSEITEDSIYQAIADVLDPELDEPLVNLGFIDRVEVTGSDVSITFKLPTYWCAPNFAYLMAADLRKRASSVTGVRNVRVVLLDHCAEDEVTSGVNQGQSFSEAFPGEGSEDEHLEELRRVFLRKGFLMRQDTLLRQMMKLGLDEATIAALRVEDMRVDEPMNAAFVTAGGREYCLERAGRSGSIYQQRRVALGLPHAPGDPLMIDDQGKPLQTGELPQFLRRSRSVRMNIVLNTSLCKGLFQTRYGGSSAPDDDE, from the coding sequence ATGATCGCCACCGAAGCTTCCTCCTCCTCAGAGATCACTGAGGACAGCATCTACCAGGCCATTGCAGACGTTCTAGACCCCGAACTAGATGAGCCACTGGTCAACCTCGGTTTCATTGACCGCGTGGAGGTAACAGGGTCGGATGTCTCGATTACCTTTAAACTCCCAACCTACTGGTGCGCGCCAAACTTCGCCTATTTGATGGCGGCAGACCTGCGCAAACGGGCCAGCAGCGTCACGGGAGTGCGCAATGTCCGCGTTGTCCTGCTTGACCACTGTGCAGAAGACGAAGTGACCAGTGGTGTCAATCAGGGCCAATCATTCTCCGAGGCATTTCCGGGCGAGGGATCTGAGGACGAACATCTGGAAGAGTTGAGGCGCGTCTTCTTACGCAAGGGCTTTCTTATGCGCCAGGATACCCTGTTGCGCCAGATGATGAAGCTGGGGCTGGATGAGGCCACGATTGCAGCCTTGCGTGTGGAAGACATGCGCGTTGATGAACCGATGAATGCGGCGTTTGTCACTGCCGGTGGACGTGAGTATTGTTTAGAGCGCGCCGGGCGCAGCGGCAGCATCTACCAGCAGCGCCGGGTCGCGCTTGGCCTGCCTCACGCGCCGGGTGATCCCCTGATGATTGATGACCAGGGGAAGCCACTGCAAACAGGGGAATTGCCCCAGTTTCTGCGGCGTTCGCGCTCTGTTCGCATGAATATCGTGCTGAATACATCGTTGTGCAAGGGCTTGTTCCAAACCCGTTATGGGGGAAGCAGCGCGCCAGATGATGACGAATAA
- a CDS encoding xanthine dehydrogenase family protein subunit M, with protein sequence MMPFTYERASDAASAVARLAQAPTGVFLGGGTNLIDHMKLGVAQPDLLVDITHLPYNRIEPLPDGGVRIGALVRNSDLAADHTIRQHYPVLAQALLDGASGQLRNLATMGGNLLQRTRCVYFQDVSKPCNKRVPGSGCPARAGYHRELAILGASEACIATHPSDMAVALAALDAIVRVQGVSGERAIPLVNFYRLPGADPQRDTVLTHGELITAIDLPPLSFAARSRYRKVRDRASYAFALVSVAAALDVADGTVRDVRLALGGVAHMPWRAKKAEAMLRGAPASEETFQRAAEAELAAAQPLPGNAFKAPLARNILVRMLLDLTEENRS encoded by the coding sequence ATGATGCCCTTCACCTACGAACGCGCCAGCGACGCGGCCAGCGCCGTAGCGCGGCTGGCCCAGGCGCCGACGGGGGTCTTCCTGGGCGGCGGAACGAACCTCATTGACCACATGAAGCTAGGCGTCGCCCAGCCGGACCTGCTGGTTGACATTACCCATCTGCCCTACAACCGTATCGAGCCGCTTCCCGACGGGGGTGTCAGGATTGGGGCGCTGGTGCGTAACAGCGACCTGGCGGCTGACCACACAATTCGCCAGCACTATCCTGTACTCGCACAGGCATTGCTTGATGGAGCCTCTGGTCAACTGCGCAACCTGGCAACGATGGGCGGGAACCTGCTCCAGCGCACGCGCTGCGTCTACTTCCAGGATGTCTCCAAGCCCTGCAACAAGCGCGTACCGGGGAGCGGCTGTCCAGCGCGAGCGGGCTATCACCGCGAGCTGGCTATTCTAGGAGCTTCGGAGGCGTGTATTGCCACGCATCCCTCGGATATGGCCGTCGCGCTGGCCGCGCTCGACGCCATCGTGCGCGTGCAAGGAGTGAGCGGCGAACGGGCGATCCCGCTCGTGAACTTCTACCGCCTGCCGGGCGCCGACCCACAGCGCGATACCGTTTTGACGCATGGCGAATTGATTACGGCCATTGATCTCCCGCCGCTGTCGTTCGCGGCGCGCTCGCGCTATCGCAAGGTCCGTGACCGCGCGTCGTATGCCTTCGCGCTCGTCTCGGTGGCTGCGGCGCTTGATGTCGCTGACGGCACAGTACGCGACGTGCGCCTCGCGCTCGGTGGCGTAGCGCATATGCCCTGGCGAGCGAAGAAGGCCGAAGCCATGCTGCGCGGCGCACCAGCCAGCGAAGAGACGTTCCAGCGGGCTGCCGAGGCTGAGTTGGCCGCTGCGCAGCCCTTGCCCGGCAACGCCTTCAAGGCGCCGCTCGCGCGCAATATCCTGGTGCGCATGCTGCTTGACTTAACAGAGGAGAACCGATCATGA
- a CDS encoding NAD(P)-dependent alcohol dehydrogenase has translation MQAVRLHQYEQMPVIEEVAEPKITGAFDVIVRIGGAGLCRTDLHIIEGQWAEKSGVTLPYILGHENAGWVHAVGSAVSNVAVGDTVIVHPLVSCGLCRACRAGNDMHCVNASFPGISVDGGMAHFLKTNARAVVKLNPTLQPKDIAALADAGLTAYHAVKKASALLYPGTKVVVIGAGGLGHIGIQCLKALTPAEIIVLDRSSAALALTKSWGADYQVLADGSHVAKVKEITGGQGAEAVIDFVGEQGAEQDAVQMLRRAGSHFIIGYGGTLRVPTIDIISTEINFIGNLVGSYNDLDELMTLTAQGKVTLHTAVYPLDAALDAIHALDTGNLRGRGILVPSGA, from the coding sequence ATGCAGGCGGTTCGTTTACATCAGTATGAACAGATGCCGGTCATCGAAGAAGTGGCCGAGCCAAAGATAACAGGCGCCTTTGATGTGATCGTGCGCATCGGCGGCGCAGGCTTGTGCCGCACAGACTTGCATATCATCGAAGGGCAGTGGGCTGAAAAATCCGGTGTGACTTTACCCTATATCCTGGGTCATGAAAATGCTGGCTGGGTCCATGCAGTTGGCTCAGCCGTGAGCAATGTGGCCGTTGGTGATACGGTGATCGTCCACCCGCTCGTGTCCTGTGGCCTCTGCCGCGCCTGTCGCGCGGGCAATGATATGCACTGCGTCAATGCCAGTTTTCCAGGCATTTCTGTTGACGGTGGTATGGCCCATTTCTTGAAAACCAATGCACGGGCCGTCGTCAAGTTGAATCCAACGCTCCAGCCGAAGGATATTGCCGCCCTGGCTGATGCTGGTCTCACTGCTTATCACGCGGTGAAGAAGGCTTCTGCGCTCCTTTATCCTGGTACGAAGGTCGTCGTCATTGGCGCTGGTGGCCTGGGCCATATTGGTATCCAGTGCCTCAAAGCACTGACACCAGCAGAGATCATTGTGCTTGATCGCTCCTCTGCTGCGCTGGCGCTGACGAAAAGCTGGGGAGCCGATTATCAGGTACTCGCTGATGGCAGCCACGTCGCAAAGGTCAAAGAGATCACCGGCGGCCAGGGGGCCGAAGCGGTGATCGACTTCGTAGGCGAACAAGGCGCAGAACAGGATGCCGTCCAAATGCTCCGGCGTGCTGGATCGCATTTCATCATTGGGTATGGGGGGACGTTACGGGTTCCCACCATTGACATCATCTCCACCGAGATCAACTTTATTGGCAACCTTGTTGGCTCCTATAATGATCTTGATGAGTTGATGACGCTGACGGCTCAAGGCAAGGTTACTTTGCATACAGCCGTGTATCCACTCGATGCCGCGCTCGATGCGATTCACGCCCTCGATACTGGAAACCTCCGTGGGCGCGGAATCCTCGTGCCATCAGGAGCCTGA